The region GCAAAAAAATGAAATTTAGATACCTGCTAATTTTACTGATTTCGCTAAGCAGCATAGCTCAGGAAACTCCGGAAGATTACAGTTTTTCGCTGGAAGAAGCTATACAGTTTGGCCTGGAGAATAATTATTCTTCAATTAATGCTCAAAAAGATGTTGAAATTGCCTTAAAACAAAAATGGGAAATTATCGCCCAGGGATTACCACAGGTAAGCGCTACGGCAGATTATCAAAATTACCTTAAACAGCCGGTTACTTTACTTCCTGCTGAAATTACTGGCGGCGAACCCGGCACCTTTACCCCGGTTACTTTTGGAACGGAACAAAATATGAACGCCACCGCCACCTGGAACCAGCTAATTTTTGACGGTTCTTATATTGTAGGTATCCAATCGGCTAAAACTTTGCTTCAAATTTCTGAAAATGCAAAAACCAAAACCGATCTCGAAATAAAGAAAGCCGTAATTAATGCCTACGGAAATGTTTTGCTGGCAGAAGAAAATGTAGCGATTCTTCAGAAAAACGTAGAAAACGTTCAGAAGAATTACGATGAAACCAACGAGATCTATAAAAACGGGCTTGCAGAACAGGAAGATGTAGAACAGCTGGAAATCACCTTGCTAAACCTAAAAAACAATTTAAGCCGAAGTCGCCGTATGCGTGACATCGCTTACGAAATGTTCAATTTAACGCTTGGGATTCCGGTAGAAATACCTGTCAACCTAACCGAAGAATTAGACACACTGGCAATGCAGTATTTTGACCTGGAACTCTTACAGGAAGAAATTCCGGTTGAAGAAAACATAGATTATCGTATTGCAGAAAATACGGCAGCTTCGCGGGAAATTGAAGTAAAACTGGAGAAATCTAAAGCGCTTCCTTCTTTAAGCGGATTTCTAAATTATGGGGTTCAGGGCTTCAGCCAGGAATTCACTTTTTTTGATGAAGACCAGGAATATTTTGGCCAGTCTATTTTAGGGGTGAGCTTAAATATCCCAATTTTCAGCAGCGGTATGCGAAACTCCAGAACTCAGCAAAAACAAATTGCTTATGAACAGGCGATGGTAGAACTGGAGCAAACCGAAAATGAGGTAAAACGCCAAATTAATTCGGCTAAAAGCGATTATGAGTTTAGCCTCGAGAATTATCAAAATCAAAAGAAAAACCTTGAACTCGCAGAAAGGATAGAGAACAAAAATCAAATCAAGTTTTTTGAAGGAATTGCCAGCAGTTTTGAGCTAAGTGAAGCCCAACGCCAACTTTACCAGGCACAACAAGATTTTTTACAATCTATGCTTAATGTAATAACTGCTAAAGTAGAATTAGAAAACCTGTTGGACACCAGAAAATATAACAATGAAGATTAAATACACCCATCAAATAACAACAATGAAAAAGTTAGCTGTTTTATTAAGTATTCCGCTGTTATTGCTTTCGTGTGGAAATAATGTGGAAGGAAAATCTATAGAAGAACTTATAGAAAGCGAAAACCTCCCGGAAATTAGAGCCAGAAAAACAGAATTAAGCAAAGAACAAAGCGACCTTACTGAGAAGCTGGACAAACTGGATCAGGCTATAGATCGATTAGACAAAACCCGGCGTTTAGACCTGGTAGAAATACAGCAAATTAGCGACACCTTATTTAAGCATTATGCCGAAGTACAGGGTGATGTCGCTACCGATGAGAACATTGTAATCTATTCTGAATTTTCAGGGATCTTGCAAGATCTTCGGGTAGAAGAAGGACAACAGGTTAATAAAGGACAGGTGCTTGCCAAAATTGATGACGGCGGACTTTCGAGCGAATTAGCACAATTGGAAACCCAGGCCACTCTGGCTAAAACCACTTTTGAGCGGCAAAAGCGTTTGTGGGAACAAAATATTGGATCAGAAATGCAATATTTAGAAGCTAAAACCAATTATGAATCTATGCAGAATTCGGTAAACAGGTTAAAATCTCAATTAGACAAAACTATTGTTAGAGCACCTTTTAGCGGAATTGTAGACGAAGTCCTTACCGAACAGGGTGAAGTAGTAAGCCCGGGGCAAAGCCAGATATTACGCTTAGTGAGTTTAAAAAATATGTATGTAGAAGCTGCTGTGCCTGAAAATTATTTAAACACTGTGAGAAAAGGCACTGATGTAATCGTAGAAATTAGCTCGTTGAATCGCGAATTTGAAGGTGAAATTAGAAGAGTGGGAAATACCATTAACCCTAATAACCGCTCGTTCAATATTCAGGTTGCAGTTCCTAACGAAAACGGAATGATAAAACCCAACCAAATCGCTACCATTAGATTAAACGATTATACAGCAGAAAACGCCATAATAATTCCCGAGAATGCTTTGCTTAAAAATTCGCAGGGTGAAAGTGTAGTATTTACGCTTCAGGAAAAAGAAGGCGAAGACAATATTGGTACTGCAAAAAGAAAAATTGTAGAAACAGGATATTCCTATAAGAACAAAATAGAAATAACCAGCGGTTTGGAAACCGGAGAAACACTGATCGTAGAAGGTGCTAAAAACCTTAGAGATGGTCAGGAAGTTAAAATAAGAAACTAAGCTACAATGAATTTAGATAAAGAATTTAAGCTTTCGTCCTGGGCCATTAACAACAAAATGACGGTATATGTAATTATCGCCATTGTGATGATTGGCGGACTCATGTCTTACTACAATATGCCCCGGGAAACTTTTCCCGAGGTTGTGGAAACCAAAATTTATGTTAGCTCAATTAACCCCGGAAACTCAGCCGAAGATGTTGAGAAATTCATTACCGAACCCCTGGAAGAAGAGTTTAACGATGTTGCCGGTGTAAAAGAAATTTCTTCTTCTACGTTTCAGGATTATTCGCTGGTAATTGTAGAGTTTGAAGAAGATGTAGAAATTGAAAGTGCCAAGATAAAAGTAAAAGACAAGGTAGACATGGTGAAAGCCGAAACCACCTGGCCTACTTTAGATAATGGCGCCAAGGTAGAGCCCAATGTATTCGACCTTAATATTTCAGAAGAACAACCTATTCTAAACATTAACCTAACGGGAGATTATACCGTTCAGCAATTAAAAGAATATGCAGAATATCTTCAGGAGCGCATCGAGTTGCTTCCGCAAATAAAAGAAGCGAGTATTCGTGGTGCTGAAGAAATGGAAGTTGAGATCGCGGTAGATATCTATAAGATGACGGCTTCTAAAGTTAGTTTCTCAGATATTGTAAGCGCGGTTAGTGCTGAAAATAGAACCATTTCGGGTGGAAATGTGATTACCAGCGGGGTTCAGAAAAATATAAGAATCGTTGGAGAAATTGAAGATCCAAAAGAACTTCAAAACGTTGTGGTGAAAACCGATGGCGGTAATATTTTCCTAAAAGACATTGCTGATATTAATTTCAGGGAAAAAGATGCTACCACTTTTGCTCGCGAATACGGTAAACCTGTAGTGATGCTGGACGTAAAAAAACGTGCCGGTAAGAATATGATCGAGGCTGTAGACCAGATCAAAGAAATTGTAAAAAAAGAACAGGAAGAGTATCTTCCTGAAAGCCTGGGAGTAAGTCTTACTAACGACCTTTCTACCAACACCGAAAGCCAGGTAGATGATTTGGTTAACAACATTATTTTTGGGGTGATCCTGGTGGTTTTGGTCTTAATGTTTTTCCTCGGGTTTAGAAATGCATTATTTGTAGGTATTGCGATCCCTTTATCTATGTTTCTTTCTTACATTATCCTGTCCAGTATGGGATACACCCTAAACACGATGGTGCTTTTTGCCCTGGTAATGGGTCTTGGGATGCTTGTAGATAACGGAATCGTAGTGGTAGAAAACGTCTATACGTTAATGGACGAAGGGATGCCAAGAAAACAGGCTGCCAAGCAAGGTTTAGGCGAAATTGCCTGGCCAATTATAGCATCAACAGCAACTACTTTAGCTGCATTTTTCCCACTGGGACTCTGGCCGGGAATTATAGGAAGCTTTATGGTAATTTTCCCTATTACGCTTTCTATCGTTTTAGGTTCTTCCCTTTTTGTAGCCTTGATCATCAACTCGATGCTTACTTCTCAGTTTATGAAAACAGAAGAAGGCGAATTCACTAAGAAAAAACTTATTAGAATAAGTTCTATTCTTGCTGGTTTTGGGGCATTATTGTTAATTGTAGGATTTGTAGTTGATGCCGGGGCGCTAAGAGCCTTTGGAAATATATTAATCCTGGCGGCTATCCTGCTTTGGGCTTATAAATATTTTATTTCAAAAGGTGTAGATTATTTTCAATATACCGCGCTTAAATGGATGGAGAATATTTATGAAAAAACCCTTAAGTATTCGCTACGCGGAAAAAAAGCCTATTTAGTTTTCTTCGGAACTTTACTCTTGCTATTCCTTTCTTTTGTATTAATTGGATTGGTACAACCAAAAGTATTGTTCTTCCCTGAAAATGAACCCAACCAGGTAATCACCTATATTGAATACCCGGAAGGAACCGATATTCATAAAACCAACACGCTTACTAAAAAAGTAGAGCAACGCATCTTTGAAGCTATAGAGCAATACGAAGATGAAGATGGCTATAATTTTATGGTAGAGTCGGCTATTTCCCAGGTTGGGGAAGGTGCAGGAAACCCGCAAACCGATGGTGGCCAGCAAAATGAAATGCCACATAAAGCCAAGGTAACACTCTCTATGCGCGAGTTTACTGAAAGGCGCGGTGTGAGCAGTAGCGAAGTTTTATCTGAAGTTCGGGAAGCCGTACAAGGATTTCCAGGTGCTTCTATTGTTGTTGAAAAAGATGCTGCAGGACCACCAACAGGCTACCCTATTAATATGGAGCTTAAAGGTGAAGACTACGAGAAAATGCTCGTAGAAGCAGAAAACTTACGATCCTATGTTAACGATCTTAGTATTGCGGGAATAGAAGAACTCAAAATAGACGTTAACAAATCTAAACCTGAATTAAGTGTAAAAGTAGACCGAAGAAAAGCAGGACAACTTGGAGTATCAACTTCGCAGGTAGGTCAAACCTTGAGACGGGCAATCTACGGCGAAGAGGTTTCTACTTATAAAGATGGTGATGATGATTATGAGATAAATATGCGTTTTGCTGATGAATATCGCTATAATGAAAATGTATTATTCAATCAACCGGTTACTTTTAAAGACCAAAACACAGGCGAAATAATTCAGGTGCCAATTTCATCTCTGGTCACTACAGAATCTGCCTCTTCTTTCAGTTCTATTAAAAGGAAAGATCTAAAAAGGGTGATCACCCTCTACTCTAACGTGCTTCAGGGTTACAATGGTAATGAGATTGTAGGCCAGTTAAAAACCGCACTTAGAAGTTACGATCTCCCTAAGGATATTACTTTAGAGTTTACCGGGGAACAGGAAGAACAGGAAGAAAATATGGCTTTCTTATTAAAAGCTTTATTAATCGCCATGGGCGGTATCCTGCTTATTCTTGTTGCTCAATTTAATTCACTGTCAAAACCAATTATCATTGTTATGGCAGTAGTATTGAGTTTGGTGGGAGTTTTCCTTGGTTTGATTATCTTCCAGATGGATTTCATTATTATTATGACGATGATGGGAATTATTTCCCTGGCTGGAATTGTGGTAAACAACGCCATCGTGCTTATTGATTACACCCAAATCCTTATTGACCGTAAAAAGCGGGAGCTTAATATAGATGATGATGAATTACTTACTCGTGCCCAGTATTTTGATTGTATCGTTAGAGGTGGAAAATCGAGGTTAAGACCTGTATTGCTTACTGCGATTACTACTGTTCTTGGTTTAATTCCACTGGCGGTAGGATTAAATATAGATTTCTTTAGTTTGTTTATAGACTACGATCCAAAAATATTTATTGGCGGTGACAACGTGATCTTCTGGGGGCCACTGGCATGGACGGTGATCTTTGGGTTGGTGTTTGCCACCTTCCTTACGCTGGTTGTAGTTCCGGTAATGTTTTACCTGGTAAATAGAGCCAAGGTGAAAACCGCCGATAAACGAAAAGAGCGAAAACAAAGAAAGCTGGAAGCAAAAGCTTAAAACCAAAACCCCGAAGTGTACACTTCGGGGTTTTTTATTTCTCAAGTTTACAGAATTACCCTCATATCCTCCTCGGCTTATTTAAGCTAACTTAATTTTAAAACGCATCTAACCTAAAAAAACCGGGAAATTATGAAAATTCAACACCAATTTATCGGACTAAAACATTATTGCTTCTTGCTTGTTTTTCTATTATCCTGCGGAATTTACGCCCAGGAAAATGCTGAAAACTCAATAGCTTTTACAAAAAGCGATAAAAACCTGGAATGGGGACCCTGCCCTGAATTTATGCCTGAAGGTTGTAATATTGCCGTATTACATGGAAATCCTGCCGAAAAGAATGCCGACATTTTTTTTAAAGTTCCAGCCAACGCCTTTATCCCGACACACACCCACACTTCCCCGGAACGAATGGTTCTTGTTTCCGGTGAGCTAGAAGTAACTTATGAGGGAGAACAAACTCAAACCTTAAAAGAAGGCTCTTATGCTTATGGGCCTGCCAACAAACCTCATTCAGCACAATGTGGAGATGCCCCTTGTGTTCTTTTTATCGCTTTTGAAGAGCCTATAGATGCAGTAGAAGTAGAGCAAGATTAAATCATAAAAAAGGCCGTCTTTTCAGACAGCCTTTTTGTTTATTTCGAAATTCAGCTTTTAGTTATCAGCTAAAGTACCATCGCTTTTCCAGGTATTCACGCCGGCGATTTTGTTATTATCATAATCTACTTCAGTTAGTTTATCTGAAGACCAAAAGAACCATTTTCCGGTTTTTTTACCTTCGGTATAGTTAGCCATACTTTGCTTTTCGCCTTCAGCATCATAAGCAATCCATTCGCCGTGCAATTCCCTGTTTTTATAAGTTCCTTGCTGCCGAACAGTTCCATCTTCATAATAAAAAGTTCCCTTAATAAGGTCTCCTTCTTTTTCAAACTTTGGTTCTGGGCTTTCCTGTGCCATAGCAGCTGCTCCAAAGGTGAAAACGGCAGCCATCAATATATTTTTTATCTTTTTCATAGTCTTTTCTTTAATCCTTACTTCCCAAATATAACTAAAAGTTTACTTTAAAGCAACAATAACATAACATTAAGTTAACATTGAAATTGCAAAAAGACTGCCAGACAAATATTTAATCATAAATCCCCTACAAAACACAACATCTTATCCCTTATTTTATAAGCCTATTTTACCGGGAAACCCACAAGAACTTCTTACTTTTGCGTTACTTAAAATTATCAGGAATAATATGTATAGAAGTCATAACTGCGGGGAATTAAATGCAGCTTCAATTGGCCAGGAAGTAAAACTTTCCGGCTGGGTTCAAAAAATAAGGGACAAAGGATTTATGGTTTGGGTAGATTTACGCGATCGCTATGGCATCACCCAGCTTATTTTTGATGAAGAGCGTTCTTCGAAAGAACTTATGGAAAAAGCCCAGAAACTTGGCCGCGAATTTGTAATCCAAATTAGCGGAAAAGTGATTGAGCGGGAATCTAAGAATACAAATATTCCAACAGGTGAAATTGAAGTTTTAGTTGATGAAGTTAATATCCTCAACACTTCCCTTACGCCTCCTTTTACTATTGAAGATGAAACCGATGGTGGCGAAGATCTTAGAATGAAATATCGCTATCTTGATATTAGAAGAAATCCGGTAAAAAACAAGCTGAAATTTCGCCACAAAGTAGGAATGGAAGTAAGAAATTACCTCTCTAATCAGGATTTTATTGAAGTTGAAACTCCGTATTTAATAAAATCTACTCCTGAAGGTGCCCGTGATTTTGTGGTACCAAGCCGAATGAATGAAGGTCAGTTTTATGCTCTACCCCAATCGCCACAAACCTTTAAGCAATTGCTAATGGTTGGCGGAATGGATAAATATTTCCAGATCGTAAAATGTTTTAGAGATGAAGACCTTAGAGCCGACAGGCAACCAGAATTCACGCAAATTGACTGCGAAATGGCTTTCGTAGAACAGGAAGATATTCTGAATATTTTTGAAGGTTTGACTCGCCATTTACTAAAAGAGATCAACGATGTGGAAGTTGAGAAATTTCCAAGAATGACTTATGCTGAGGCGATGAAAAAATACGGAAACGACAAACCCGATATTAGATTTGGGATGGAGTTTGCCGAATTAAACGAACTTGCCAAAAATAAAGGCTTCAATGTTTTCGATCAGCAGGAATTAGTTGTGGGAATTGCGGTTCCGGGAGCGGCTTCTTTCACCAGAAAAGAAATAGACAAATTAATATCCTGGGTTAAAAGACCACAGGTAGGCGCCAACGGACTCGTTTGGGCAAAATATAATGAAGATGGAACTTTAAAATCTTCAGTAGATAAATTTTATGCTGAAGAAGATCTGAAAACCTGGGCTGAAGCTACTAATGCAAAACCGGGCGATCTTATTCTCGTTATGGCCGGCGATGCCAACAAAACAAGAACTCAATTAAGCGCATTAAGAATGCACTTAGGAAACGAATTAGGGTTGAGAAAAGCCAATGAATTCGCTCCACTTTGGGTGGTAGATTTTCCACTTTTGGAGTGGGATGAAGAAACAAAGCGTTTTCACGCCATGCACCATCCTTTTACTTCGCCGAAAAAAGAAGATTTTGCACTTCTTGAAACAAAACCGGGAGAGGTACGCGCCAATGCTTACGATTTAGTATTAAACGGAAATGAAATTGGCGGTGGTTCTATTAGAATTCATGACAAAGAAACCCAGGCTAAAATGTTCGATTATCTTGGCTTTACGCCAGAAGAAGCCAAAGCACAATTCGGCTTTTTAATGGATGCCTTTCAATATGGCGCTCCACCTCACGGCGGGCTTGCTTTTGGTTTTGATAGATTGGTAGCCATTCTAGGCGGACAGGAAAGCATCAGGGATTTTATTGCTTTCCCTAAAAACAATAACGGCCGGGATGTGATGATAGATGCTCCAGCCAAACTAGATGAAGCGCAACTTAAAGAACTTCATCTTCAGGTAAAATAGCTTGAAGCAAATTCAAAAGGGATGTATGCGAAATAGTTTTTCAAATTCAAGCCATCCACATAATTATCCGGACTCAGTATTGAAATCTCGATTATCGAGTAAAACTATAATTGATAAAAATTCCCGGTTTCACATCGGGAATTTTTTATCTTCACTTAAAATTTTTTGAGTGGGCAATAAAGCTACAAAATTACTAATCCGGTTTTCAGACTGGAGTAACCGGCATTTGAGCCATCAACAATTTTTGATGATTTTAAGTGCTATTATTGGTTTTACCGCCGGTTTAGGCGCAGTGGTCATAAAAAACCTTACGCACTTTATTCAGCGCCTGCTGGAAGGAAATCTAATTATAAATTACCATCACGCATTTTATTTTATTTTTCCGCTTATAGGTTTAAGCCTTACGCTACTGGTAATTAAAGTGGTATTAAAGAAAAAGATTGGTCACGGGATTCCTTCAACGCTTTATGCAATCTCCCGCCGAAAAGGAATTATGCGTTCTTTCCAAATGTATGCTTCTATAATCACAGCTCCTTTAACAGTTGGTTTTGGAGGATCTGTTGGATTGGAGGGACCAACGGTGGCCACCGGTGCTTCCCTGGGATCTAATATTTCCCGGTTTTTTAAG is a window of Salegentibacter salegens DNA encoding:
- a CDS encoding TolC family protein; this translates as MKFRYLLILLISLSSIAQETPEDYSFSLEEAIQFGLENNYSSINAQKDVEIALKQKWEIIAQGLPQVSATADYQNYLKQPVTLLPAEITGGEPGTFTPVTFGTEQNMNATATWNQLIFDGSYIVGIQSAKTLLQISENAKTKTDLEIKKAVINAYGNVLLAEENVAILQKNVENVQKNYDETNEIYKNGLAEQEDVEQLEITLLNLKNNLSRSRRMRDIAYEMFNLTLGIPVEIPVNLTEELDTLAMQYFDLELLQEEIPVEENIDYRIAENTAASREIEVKLEKSKALPSLSGFLNYGVQGFSQEFTFFDEDQEYFGQSILGVSLNIPIFSSGMRNSRTQQKQIAYEQAMVELEQTENEVKRQINSAKSDYEFSLENYQNQKKNLELAERIENKNQIKFFEGIASSFELSEAQRQLYQAQQDFLQSMLNVITAKVELENLLDTRKYNNED
- a CDS encoding efflux RND transporter periplasmic adaptor subunit, encoding MKKLAVLLSIPLLLLSCGNNVEGKSIEELIESENLPEIRARKTELSKEQSDLTEKLDKLDQAIDRLDKTRRLDLVEIQQISDTLFKHYAEVQGDVATDENIVIYSEFSGILQDLRVEEGQQVNKGQVLAKIDDGGLSSELAQLETQATLAKTTFERQKRLWEQNIGSEMQYLEAKTNYESMQNSVNRLKSQLDKTIVRAPFSGIVDEVLTEQGEVVSPGQSQILRLVSLKNMYVEAAVPENYLNTVRKGTDVIVEISSLNREFEGEIRRVGNTINPNNRSFNIQVAVPNENGMIKPNQIATIRLNDYTAENAIIIPENALLKNSQGESVVFTLQEKEGEDNIGTAKRKIVETGYSYKNKIEITSGLETGETLIVEGAKNLRDGQEVKIRN
- a CDS encoding efflux RND transporter permease subunit; translated protein: MNLDKEFKLSSWAINNKMTVYVIIAIVMIGGLMSYYNMPRETFPEVVETKIYVSSINPGNSAEDVEKFITEPLEEEFNDVAGVKEISSSTFQDYSLVIVEFEEDVEIESAKIKVKDKVDMVKAETTWPTLDNGAKVEPNVFDLNISEEQPILNINLTGDYTVQQLKEYAEYLQERIELLPQIKEASIRGAEEMEVEIAVDIYKMTASKVSFSDIVSAVSAENRTISGGNVITSGVQKNIRIVGEIEDPKELQNVVVKTDGGNIFLKDIADINFREKDATTFAREYGKPVVMLDVKKRAGKNMIEAVDQIKEIVKKEQEEYLPESLGVSLTNDLSTNTESQVDDLVNNIIFGVILVVLVLMFFLGFRNALFVGIAIPLSMFLSYIILSSMGYTLNTMVLFALVMGLGMLVDNGIVVVENVYTLMDEGMPRKQAAKQGLGEIAWPIIASTATTLAAFFPLGLWPGIIGSFMVIFPITLSIVLGSSLFVALIINSMLTSQFMKTEEGEFTKKKLIRISSILAGFGALLLIVGFVVDAGALRAFGNILILAAILLWAYKYFISKGVDYFQYTALKWMENIYEKTLKYSLRGKKAYLVFFGTLLLLFLSFVLIGLVQPKVLFFPENEPNQVITYIEYPEGTDIHKTNTLTKKVEQRIFEAIEQYEDEDGYNFMVESAISQVGEGAGNPQTDGGQQNEMPHKAKVTLSMREFTERRGVSSSEVLSEVREAVQGFPGASIVVEKDAAGPPTGYPINMELKGEDYEKMLVEAENLRSYVNDLSIAGIEELKIDVNKSKPELSVKVDRRKAGQLGVSTSQVGQTLRRAIYGEEVSTYKDGDDDYEINMRFADEYRYNENVLFNQPVTFKDQNTGEIIQVPISSLVTTESASSFSSIKRKDLKRVITLYSNVLQGYNGNEIVGQLKTALRSYDLPKDITLEFTGEQEEQEENMAFLLKALLIAMGGILLILVAQFNSLSKPIIIVMAVVLSLVGVFLGLIIFQMDFIIIMTMMGIISLAGIVVNNAIVLIDYTQILIDRKKRELNIDDDELLTRAQYFDCIVRGGKSRLRPVLLTAITTVLGLIPLAVGLNIDFFSLFIDYDPKIFIGGDNVIFWGPLAWTVIFGLVFATFLTLVVVPVMFYLVNRAKVKTADKRKERKQRKLEAKA
- a CDS encoding cupin domain-containing protein, producing MKIQHQFIGLKHYCFLLVFLLSCGIYAQENAENSIAFTKSDKNLEWGPCPEFMPEGCNIAVLHGNPAEKNADIFFKVPANAFIPTHTHTSPERMVLVSGELEVTYEGEQTQTLKEGSYAYGPANKPHSAQCGDAPCVLFIAFEEPIDAVEVEQD
- a CDS encoding toxin-antitoxin system YwqK family antitoxin, with the translated sequence MKKIKNILMAAVFTFGAAAMAQESPEPKFEKEGDLIKGTFYYEDGTVRQQGTYKNRELHGEWIAYDAEGEKQSMANYTEGKKTGKWFFWSSDKLTEVDYDNNKIAGVNTWKSDGTLADN
- the aspS gene encoding aspartate--tRNA ligase, with the translated sequence MYRSHNCGELNAASIGQEVKLSGWVQKIRDKGFMVWVDLRDRYGITQLIFDEERSSKELMEKAQKLGREFVIQISGKVIERESKNTNIPTGEIEVLVDEVNILNTSLTPPFTIEDETDGGEDLRMKYRYLDIRRNPVKNKLKFRHKVGMEVRNYLSNQDFIEVETPYLIKSTPEGARDFVVPSRMNEGQFYALPQSPQTFKQLLMVGGMDKYFQIVKCFRDEDLRADRQPEFTQIDCEMAFVEQEDILNIFEGLTRHLLKEINDVEVEKFPRMTYAEAMKKYGNDKPDIRFGMEFAELNELAKNKGFNVFDQQELVVGIAVPGAASFTRKEIDKLISWVKRPQVGANGLVWAKYNEDGTLKSSVDKFYAEEDLKTWAEATNAKPGDLILVMAGDANKTRTQLSALRMHLGNELGLRKANEFAPLWVVDFPLLEWDEETKRFHAMHHPFTSPKKEDFALLETKPGEVRANAYDLVLNGNEIGGGSIRIHDKETQAKMFDYLGFTPEEAKAQFGFLMDAFQYGAPPHGGLAFGFDRLVAILGGQESIRDFIAFPKNNNGRDVMIDAPAKLDEAQLKELHLQVK